The genomic region TCTCTGCTCCGCCCAAATCATGACTGGCTTGGTCGTTTTTCACATCATTACCAATTTAGAGAAACTGGGACAGATACTGTCTCATGTATGACGCTCAACACTTTAGCTAACGAGCAACAGTTAACAGCAGATATTATCAAGCTTGATACGCAAGGATTAGAGTTACCGATTCTTAAAGCAGGAGATCGGGTTTTGCAAAATGCTTTCTGTGTGGAAACAGAGACAGGTTTTGTGGAGAACTATATCGGAGAAACTACATATACACAGCTTGAAGCATTTATGCGATCGCAAGGATTTCTGATGTTTGACATGGAAATTTATCAAGCTAGTCGTAATAATTCTCTGTCCAAGCATGGCAAACATCAGCCTTTATGGTGTGAAGTCGTTTGGTTATTTGATTTCGTAGGTACAAACAAGAAAACTACGCCAGAACAAGCTATAAAGTATTTAAAAATCTGCCAATCTTTAGGATATTTTGATTATGGACTAGAGCTAGCATATTATTTTAAAACATTAGGAATTATAGAAGCAAGCATAGTAAAGTATCTTGAAAAGCCAGAACACTGGACAAATATTGCAAGATCGGATAGTTGGAAAAAACATAAATCATTATCAAGAACTGGTAAAATACTAAGTTTTTTGCCTAATAGTATTAATCAGCGTTTAACATATGGCTTGAAAGAAGTTGTTGAATGGGGGAAAAAATAATTTTCTACTGAAATTCTATTTGATTATCTCATAAGATTTTCGCCGCAAATTCATCTCTTTAGCAGATACTACTCACTTCACTTGAGCGGAATTTTTACCAGAACGGTTGTAGTGCTGTAATGAGCTGAGCGTAACGGAAAGTATTCGATCTAGCTGTTCTACAACAATACAAACTTTTCTAAATTCAGCTATTTCCAACATGAAAAAAACCTTGAAAGGTACAATTAAAGGATTATTGTATAATACTCCTTACTTAAAACAAACTTTTCTTGAATTAGGTAAGTTAGGGTTATATAAAACTTGGGTTCCTCCAGGTCATTTTTACTCACCGATCCCATCATTAACCGAGATTAAATCTAAAGAAGACGAAATATTTAGCAAACCTCTTACAAAAAAAATTTCTGGAATTGACTTGAATGAACAAGCGCAACTTGAGCTATTTGAAGAATTTAGCGAATACTATCTAAGTTTACCTTTTACTCCCAATCGGCAGGAAAATTTAAGATATTTCTACGAAAACATTTCCTATTCATATTCTGATGCAATTTGTTTATACTGCATGATTAATCATGCAAAGCCCAAAAAAATTATTGAAGTAGGCTCTGGCTATTCATCTTGCTTAATTTTGGATACTAACAATTTACTATTTAATAGTTCGATATCTTGTAGTTTCATTGAACCCTACCCGCAATTATTATTATCTTTAATCAAAGATACAGACAAAGATAAAATTGAAATATTTCAGAAAAAGCTTCAAAATGTGGAAATCAGTAAGTTTTCTGAATTAAATGCAGGAGATATTCTTTTTATTGACTCAACTCATGTATCAAAAGTAGATAGTGATGTTAACCATATATTCTTTGAAATATTACCGAGCTTAAATAAAGGAGTTTATATACATTTTCATGATATTTTTTATCCTTTTGAATATCCAAAAGAATGGATCTTTGAAGGTAGGGCGTGGAATGAAGCTTATATGCTAAGAGCATTTTTACAATATAACCGCAACTATGAAATAGTTTTTTTTAATACATTCTTAGAGCTTTTTCATCAAGATAAGTTTATTAAAAAATGCCGTTATGTATGAAAAATACAGGAGGTAGTATTTGGCTTAAAAAATTTAATCAAAAAAATATTTTGAGTGGAAATTAAAAATTTTACAGGTAAAATAATCTATTTGTAAAAACTGACAAAAGCCGAATTAGACAAAGTTACCATAGTGTTAAATATAAACTTTTTGAGCTAAAGAATTAACTTTGCATCGGAAATTTTAAATAGTTTGAGCTGTAGCCAGGGCTACAGCTCGTAGTTTTTATAAAAGGCAGATATCATATTTACTAAAAATGCAATTAGCAAATTTATTTTTACTTAAGAATATAAATTTATTTAAGTAAACCAAACAAATAGAAATTAAATCATTTTTTTTAGAGAAGCAAATCAACTTGCTTGACAATCGATGTTTTGAAAGGTCGCCCGCTTTCTTTAAAAAGCAAAACATGAATTCAAATAGAGTTCATTCCAAATCAAAAGTTGAGAGTAATTCAATGAGAATGAGGATAATGTCCAAAAAAACCGATCGCCAGAACAAACATCTGAAAAAATGTTTGCATCATTCAGCCATATTTTTAAGTAGAGCTCTACTTCTAAGTACGCTCTTTCTGCTTGTAGTAGGGATACGTCAGTCTCATGCAAGTATAATTGACTCATTGACTGAAATTTCACGCTCTATAAATAGGAATTGTTCCAGAATAGAACCTTCGTACGACATAACAAGAGCTGGACAAACAGCTTTCAGACATCGAATAGACCGCTGCGGAGAACGTGCCGAGCTAGAAATGAGCAGAACCGAAATCGGCAAAACCTATTGGTACGGCTGGTCGATGTTTGTCCCCTTAGACTGGAGCGATACCGATCCAGGTTTTGATATTGTCAATCAATTTGCGGCTTGGCCTAGCAGACCAGGTAGGAGATATCCGTGTGGTGGTGTTGGTTCTAAAATCTCGCGCCGAGGTAGTGACTTTATCTTGGATTTCCAACGTAGAGGCGATACTGTAGATGCTGTATGCACTAACTACACTTTAGCGCGAGTTTCTGAAATAAGAGGGCAATGGACTGATTTTGTAGTGAACGTCAAATGGACGGGTAACAATGATGGATTCTTTAGACTTTGGATGAAAACAGGTAGCGGTGACTACATTCAAAAAATCAACTATCAAGGAGCTACGTTTTGGAATGATGAAGGTACAGGACCGTATTTTAAGATGGGATTATACAAAGGCAATCCCAACTTTCGAGGTCCTGCCCCTCGAATTATTTATACTGATGAATATCGCTTAGGCGATGCAAATTCTAGCTTTGGACAAGTTGCACCTTGAGATTGTTTGAATTAATTGGTTACGACGTTCGCGATCGGTAGCTGAGTAGTTAAGTTTGTAGAGCGATATCGGAGCAATTGAGAGAATACAATACTTTGCATTAGATCGGACTTGGAAAAGCCAATTTCCTTAACTGATTGCTCGATCGCTTTTTGAACTGAATCGATATCTCATCCTTTTATCTACCAAAAATTTTAACTGATTCAGGTGTTTGTAGCGTGCTACAAACACCTGGAATTATTCTTTTATATGCGTTTATTTATAGAAAAAACCACTTTTTTTTATATATATTTTTTTGCTATATACTCAGAAACAGCTACATTTTACAAAAACATTGGTGCCACAAAAGCCAGCTTTGTCAAGATAACTGAACTTTTCCGAACTTTTCTGTATCGACAAGTTTTTGCTGTTAAGAGACCATAACAAGGAAGCAAAAATGTATATATCAGATTTGTTATAGGTATAAATGAGGTAGCACTATAGCTGCTAAGTTATTCAGAGAAGACACTAAGAGTGCGCTCTAGTAACTTTGGTCAAGAGAGTACCTGTACTTAAAATACCTTCTTGGCTGTTTAAGATTAGCTAATATTCACGAAGAGAGCGAAGAAATTTCAGAATTCATGAGATTCACTGGTAGCTATCAGGTAATTCTTTACTTCTCATGCAGTAAATTTTAATACGAACTCTTAAACCTTACCTTAAGGGTATAGGCAATTGTTTTATTAATCATAGAACATTTATAAATTCGCGATCGCATCTATTAGCTATTTTTTAGAAATTGCTAACGCTATTCTATTTGAATGATTTAAAACAAAGGTATTGCCCTATAAAACTGCTATGACAAGCTTTTGAGATATGTTTTATTATGTTTTGCAATCATGAACTTGAAGTATCTGTCATTATTCCAGTTTATAACGGAGGAGAGAATTTTCGTCGCTGCTTATCTGCGCTAGCTAACACAACACCTTCTCCATTCGAAATTATTGTGGCGGCGGATGGAGATACGGACGGATCTTGGTTGATAGCTAGAGAATTTGGGACTCAAGTTGTGAGAACAAATACACGGAGTGGTCCAGCCGTAGCGCGTAATTTAGGAGCTTGTTTTGCTCAAGGTGAGATCCTATTTTTTGTCGATGCCGATGTAGTCGTTCGTCCAGATGCTATTAGTCAAGTAGTCAGCACTTTCAAGCGCGAACCAGACTTAGCCGCTCTGATTGGCTCCTACGATGATGCCCCAGATGCAACCAACTTTTTGTCACAGTACAGAAATCTGTTGCACCACTACGTGCATCAGTCTGGTTGTGAAGAAGCTTCAACATTTTGGGGTGCTTGCGGTGCTATTCGCCGCGAGGTATTTCTGGAAGTTGAGGGTTTTGACGATAGTTATCGACAGGCTTCTATAGAGGATATCGAATTGGGCTATCGACTCAAACAGGCTGGTTATAAGATTCGACTCAATAAGGCTTTGCAGGTCAAGCATCTGAAGCGCTGGGAAGTTGGTTCTCTACTGAAGGCAGATTTCTACTATCGCGCCCTTCCTTGGACGGAATTGATTTGGCGCGATCGCCTATTAATTAACGATCTGAATCTCCAAGTTTCTAACCGCCTAAGCATCGTACTAGTATTCGGGTTACTTATTGCCGTAGTTGCAGCCTTCTGGTGGCCTGAATTTTTAGCTATAGCTTTGGGAATATGCATGGCGCTCTTATTTCTCAACCTACCTGTCTATCGCTTCTTTTGGCGCAAACGGGGGATACGGTTTGCGCTCCAAGTCATCCCCTGGCACTGGTTTTACTACTTCTATAGTGGTTTAGCATTCATTATCGGTACAGCTCGCCATCAATTGCGGCAGTGGGATTGGATCAAAACGAGTTCTTCTAAATTTGTGTGAAGTAAGAATTTAACTAAACAACTGGATTGACCCATATATGAACCACTATTCTGTCGTCATTATCGGTGCAGGTCCGGCAGGTCTAACTGCTGGCTACGAACTTGTCAAGCAAGGTATCAATCCGATCGTCTTAGAGGCAGGCGATAAGGTAGGTGGAATTTCACGGACGGAGACATACAAAGGCTATCGCTTCGACATCGGCGGTCATCGCTTCTATACCAAGATTGGTGAAGTACAGCAGATCTGGCAAGAAATTTTAGCAGCCGATTTTATCAAAGTTCCTCGGCTATCGCGGATTTACTATGGAGGTAAGTTTTACAGTTATCCGCTGTCGTTGTTCAATACGTTATCCAATTTGGGCATTATTCCGAGTATCTTTATTTTGTTTAGCTACTTGAAGGCAAAAGTCAAAACGAGGTTGTTTCCCGGTCCTGAGCCGGAAAATTTTGAAGACTGGGCGATCGATCGATTTGGTTATCGCTTGTACAGGATCTTCTTCAAAACATATACTGAGAAGGTTTGGGGTATTCCCTACAACCGAATTCGGGCAGATTGGGCGGCGCAACGTATTCAAGGGATGTCGCTCAAACGGGCGGTTGTTAACGCTTTATTCGGTAGTCAAAATGCTAAGAGCTTAATCAAAAAATTTGACTATCCAGTTTTAGGTCCAGGGATGATGTGGGAGCGTTGCCAGGAAATTATCGAGAGTCAAGGTGCTACGGTGCAGCTGAACACCGCAGTGACTCGCATCGAACGGGAAGGAACTTGGATTAAGAGCATTACTGCCCGACAAGGCGATCGCACGATTCAGATCTTTGGCGATCGCTTCATCTCTAGTATGCCTATAACAGCACTAGTACAAAGACTCGATCCGCCAGCACCCGAGCGGGTACTGACAGCAGCACGTAGCTTGAAATATCGGGATTTTCTAATTGTGGCGCTGATCGTCAACCAACCAGATTTATTTCCTGACAATTGGATTTACATTCACAGTCCAGAATTCAAAGTGGGGCGGATTCAAAACTTTAAGAATTGGAGTACTGCAATGGTTCCCAATCCTAATAAGACATGTCTGGGGATGGAGTACTTTTGTAGTGAGGGCGATCCTCTTTGGGAATTATCTAATACAGAATTGATCGATCTGGCAAGTCGCGAGGTTGTCGAATTAAACTTAGCGTCTAAGTTATCCGCGATCGAGGATGGATTTGTGATTCGTCAGCGCAAAGCCTATCCTGTATATGACGGCGAGTATCGCCAGCATCTCCAAGTCATTCAAGAATATTTAAAGCAGTTTGACAACTTACAAACGATTGGGCGTAATGGGATGCATCGCTACAACAATCAAGATCATTCCATGCTAACTGGACTGCTAGCAGCTAAAAACATTCTTGGAGAGCAGCATGATTTGTGGAATGTCAATACCGAACGCTCTTACTACGAAGATTTTACTAAAGAAGAGCGATCGAGTCTGAAAAAGCAATCTCAACTAGAAAAATTGCCTACGGCGATCTCTAGTAAAGTCAATTAAGACGACATCGTGTCTGTCTAATTGCCAAACCTCCTAATTGCCAAACCTCATTCTTTAATTCCTCTTGATTAAAAAACGTAACTGCTAGAAACAGAGACTGAGTAGCATGACAAACCCTCAAGTCACGATTGTTGTAGCACCGCGCGAACGTTTCAGCTATGCTCGCCAGTCCTTGGAGAGTATTTATGCAAACACATGCATTCCATTTGAGTTAATCTACGTAGATGGTAACTCCCCTGCTGAGGTACAGCGCTACCTAGAAGCCGTAGCACGGGAAAAAGGTTTTCAACTGATTCGGACGGATTATTACCTTTTCCCCAACCGTGCTAGAAACTTAGGTTTGGCCCGCGTTAACACCAAGTACGTCGCCTTCGTCGATAACGATGTTATCGTTTCACCCGGCTGGTTGGAAGCCCTGATTCAATGTGCTGAAGAAACTGGCGCTACAGTTGTTGGACCTCTGATGTGTCACGAGGAACCAGTGCATGAAGTCGTCCACTGTGCTGGCGGGGAAACACGTGTTGTATGCGATGCTACTGGTAGAAGGCGCTTGCGGGAAAAGATGTACAAACAAGGTCATCAGGTAGTAGACGTGCGCCCCAAGATGCAGCGGACGCAAACGGAGTTATGCGAGTTTCACTGCATGTTAGTTCGCGCTCAAATCTTTGAGCAACTAGGTTTCTTCGATGAGCTAATGCTTAACTCCAAAGAGCATTTGGACTTCTGCATGAGCGTGATTCAGGCAGGAGGAACAGTTTACTTTGAGCCAAGTAGTATCATTACATATGTGCCAGGACAACCCTTAAAGCCGATAGATCTGCATTTTTACATGCTGCGTTGGAGCGATGCATGGGAGTTGGCTAGCCTAAGTCGTTTGCGTGAGAAATGGCAATTAGCAGAGGATAGCTACTTCCAACATAAGTACAAAGCTTTGGGATGGAGACGCAGAAAAACAATTCTCCTTCCTCTCATCGATCGGTTAACCTTGGGAATTAAAAATCAGTATCTAGAAAAAATATTGATGTATGGTCTTTTTGCACCACTAGAAACATTACTGAATCGTTACCTGACTGCAAGTTATGCTAGAAAACACCTAAAGCAGAAAAATACTCAAGCTGCGCCTGCTCTAGAAGAACCGATCGCGACAGCAACACCGCGATGCTAGGTGCAGATGCATGAAGATTCTTCTGATCAATGATTATGGTACAGCCACTGGAGGAGCCGAGTTACAAATGCTAGGCTTGCGTCAGAACTTGCGCGATCGCGGTCATGATGTTCGCCTATTCTCTAGTCGTGCTATGCAAGTTACCAGCAGCCATTGCCTATCTGACTACAGTTGTTTTGGCACTACAACTCGATTGCAAGTTTTGTCCCAGACTATAAACTTCTCTGCCTATTTGAAGCTACGCCAGATTCTGCATGAATTTCGACCTGATGTGGTTCACGTGCGCATGTTTATGTGGCAACTTTCACCACTCATCCTTCCCTTACTTAAAGACGTGCCGTGTTTGTACCAAACAGCCGTGTATAAAGCAATTTGTCCTGTAGGCACAAAACTTTTGCCCGATGGTCGTCCCTGTAAAGCTGCTGCTGGAATTGCTTGTCTGCGCGATCGCTGCCTTACGCCTCAATCTTGGGCAGTATTGATGGTACAGAAGCAATTGTGGCAACGCTGGCGCTCTGCTTTTGATTTAGTGGTTGCCCTTAGTTACGGCATGAAAGCACAGTTAGAAGCAGAAGGGATTGGAGCGATCGAAGTCGTACACAACGGAGTATCTGTTCGACCAATGCGTCCACCCCTTGCCAATCCCCCAACCGTTGCTTTTGCTGGACGGTTAGTGTCAGAAAAAGGAGTTAACGTTTTATTGCGAGCCTTTGCACGTGCTAAAGCACAAGTGCCTAAAGCACAGTTGATTGTTGCAGGTCGGGGTCCAGAGGAAGATGCTTTACGAGCTTTAGCGGCGGAACTTGGAATTGCAACTAATGTGACTTGGTTGGGTCACTTACCACGTTCTGAAATGGAAAAACATTTTGATTCAGCCTGGGTGCAGGTAGTACCTTCGCTTTGGTCAGAGCCATTTGGTAACGTAACGACTGAGGCAATGATGCGCGGTACATCTGTCATTGCCAGTGCTGTTGGCGCACAGCCAGAGATCGTTATTGATGGTATTACGGGTTTTTTAGTACCGCCTCTCAATGTGGATGCCTTGACCGCTGCCCTGTTACGCTTATTGCTCAACGCAAGCTTAGCCGAGCGAATGGGGCGAGATGGTCGTCAGTATGCTTTAACCCACTTTAGTGAAGACCGATGTACGGAGCGGTTCTTGGAAATTTACCAGCGGCTGCGCGCATCGGCAGCAAGCGTATCGTCGCGAAACCGATCATGAAGAACTATTCTGCACGACGAAGAACGGATCTACAAAGACCGGAACTACCACCAGCGATCGTTTACACACCAGAGAATCTGCTCAGACATCCGGTTCATCTATTCAAACTGATGTGGCGGGACTTGTTAGCTTCTCGCGAACTGGCATGGCGGCTGATGGTGCGAGATATTAGCGCTCAATACCGTCAATCATTTCTAGGTTTTATCTGGGCATTCTTACCACCGCTGGCTATGGCAGCAGGATTTACACTTGCGAGTGAGTCCAATATTATCAAAATTGGTGTCACGGACTTGCCCTATCCCGCCTACGTTATGTTCAGCACGGCACTGTGGCAAACATTTGTAGAAGCAGTCAATGGTCCGGTACAAGCTATAAACTTGTCGAAGCCTATGCTAGCCAGAGTCAATTTTCCCCGAGAGGCAATTATCTTAGCAAAGGTAGGTGAAGTGTTATTCAACTTTGCCATCAAACTCATCTTAATTGTGGCGTTGTTTCTCTGGTATCAGATTCCTCTGAGGTGGACAATCTTGCTTGCTCCTGTAGCACTAGTTCATTTAATTATGCTAGGGACGTTAATTGGTACTCTATTGTCTCCTTTGGGAGTTTTATATCAGGATGTGTCAAAAGGTCTAGCAATGGTAACAAACTTTTGGCTTTTTTTAACTCCAGTAGTTTATCCTGTTCCTAATGAAGGAACCTTTGGGTTTCTAGTGAAACTAAATCCCGTCACTCCGTTACTAGTAACAACACGAGAGTTAGCAACAACAGGAGATATCTCAAATGCTTGTGGGTTTTGGGTTGTCAGTGTCATAACTTTAGTTGGGATTTTGCTGACATGGGTTTCATTTCGTCTTGCGATGCCTTACGTAAT from Chroococcidiopsis sp. SAG 2025 harbors:
- a CDS encoding glycosyltransferase family 2 protein; this encodes MTNPQVTIVVAPRERFSYARQSLESIYANTCIPFELIYVDGNSPAEVQRYLEAVAREKGFQLIRTDYYLFPNRARNLGLARVNTKYVAFVDNDVIVSPGWLEALIQCAEETGATVVGPLMCHEEPVHEVVHCAGGETRVVCDATGRRRLREKMYKQGHQVVDVRPKMQRTQTELCEFHCMLVRAQIFEQLGFFDELMLNSKEHLDFCMSVIQAGGTVYFEPSSIITYVPGQPLKPIDLHFYMLRWSDAWELASLSRLREKWQLAEDSYFQHKYKALGWRRRKTILLPLIDRLTLGIKNQYLEKILMYGLFAPLETLLNRYLTASYARKHLKQKNTQAAPALEEPIATATPRC
- a CDS encoding FkbM family methyltransferase, with the translated sequence MNNPFTQVQQVNFLDIGCSGPLDPKWSDLVQLLAYTGFEPNASECKRLSREPHPYKSTCYLPFAISGEQGDRVMYKTHHPFCYSLLRPNHDWLGRFSHHYQFRETGTDTVSCMTLNTLANEQQLTADIIKLDTQGLELPILKAGDRVLQNAFCVETETGFVENYIGETTYTQLEAFMRSQGFLMFDMEIYQASRNNSLSKHGKHQPLWCEVVWLFDFVGTNKKTTPEQAIKYLKICQSLGYFDYGLELAYYFKTLGIIEASIVKYLEKPEHWTNIARSDSWKKHKSLSRTGKILSFLPNSINQRLTYGLKEVVEWGKK
- a CDS encoding glycosyltransferase family 4 protein; protein product: MKILLINDYGTATGGAELQMLGLRQNLRDRGHDVRLFSSRAMQVTSSHCLSDYSCFGTTTRLQVLSQTINFSAYLKLRQILHEFRPDVVHVRMFMWQLSPLILPLLKDVPCLYQTAVYKAICPVGTKLLPDGRPCKAAAGIACLRDRCLTPQSWAVLMVQKQLWQRWRSAFDLVVALSYGMKAQLEAEGIGAIEVVHNGVSVRPMRPPLANPPTVAFAGRLVSEKGVNVLLRAFARAKAQVPKAQLIVAGRGPEEDALRALAAELGIATNVTWLGHLPRSEMEKHFDSAWVQVVPSLWSEPFGNVTTEAMMRGTSVIASAVGAQPEIVIDGITGFLVPPLNVDALTAALLRLLLNASLAERMGRDGRQYALTHFSEDRCTERFLEIYQRLRASAASVSSRNRS
- a CDS encoding NAD(P)/FAD-dependent oxidoreductase; protein product: MNHYSVVIIGAGPAGLTAGYELVKQGINPIVLEAGDKVGGISRTETYKGYRFDIGGHRFYTKIGEVQQIWQEILAADFIKVPRLSRIYYGGKFYSYPLSLFNTLSNLGIIPSIFILFSYLKAKVKTRLFPGPEPENFEDWAIDRFGYRLYRIFFKTYTEKVWGIPYNRIRADWAAQRIQGMSLKRAVVNALFGSQNAKSLIKKFDYPVLGPGMMWERCQEIIESQGATVQLNTAVTRIEREGTWIKSITARQGDRTIQIFGDRFISSMPITALVQRLDPPAPERVLTAARSLKYRDFLIVALIVNQPDLFPDNWIYIHSPEFKVGRIQNFKNWSTAMVPNPNKTCLGMEYFCSEGDPLWELSNTELIDLASREVVELNLASKLSAIEDGFVIRQRKAYPVYDGEYRQHLQVIQEYLKQFDNLQTIGRNGMHRYNNQDHSMLTGLLAAKNILGEQHDLWNVNTERSYYEDFTKEERSSLKKQSQLEKLPTAISSKVN
- a CDS encoding ABC transporter permease — its product is MKNYSARRRTDLQRPELPPAIVYTPENLLRHPVHLFKLMWRDLLASRELAWRLMVRDISAQYRQSFLGFIWAFLPPLAMAAGFTLASESNIIKIGVTDLPYPAYVMFSTALWQTFVEAVNGPVQAINLSKPMLARVNFPREAIILAKVGEVLFNFAIKLILIVALFLWYQIPLRWTILLAPVALVHLIMLGTLIGTLLSPLGVLYQDVSKGLAMVTNFWLFLTPVVYPVPNEGTFGFLVKLNPVTPLLVTTRELATTGDISNACGFWVVSVITLVGILLTWVSFRLAMPYVIERVSS
- a CDS encoding polysaccharide lyase is translated as MSKKTDRQNKHLKKCLHHSAIFLSRALLLSTLFLLVVGIRQSHASIIDSLTEISRSINRNCSRIEPSYDITRAGQTAFRHRIDRCGERAELEMSRTEIGKTYWYGWSMFVPLDWSDTDPGFDIVNQFAAWPSRPGRRYPCGGVGSKISRRGSDFILDFQRRGDTVDAVCTNYTLARVSEIRGQWTDFVVNVKWTGNNDGFFRLWMKTGSGDYIQKINYQGATFWNDEGTGPYFKMGLYKGNPNFRGPAPRIIYTDEYRLGDANSSFGQVAP
- a CDS encoding class I SAM-dependent methyltransferase, which gives rise to MKKTLKGTIKGLLYNTPYLKQTFLELGKLGLYKTWVPPGHFYSPIPSLTEIKSKEDEIFSKPLTKKISGIDLNEQAQLELFEEFSEYYLSLPFTPNRQENLRYFYENISYSYSDAICLYCMINHAKPKKIIEVGSGYSSCLILDTNNLLFNSSISCSFIEPYPQLLLSLIKDTDKDKIEIFQKKLQNVEISKFSELNAGDILFIDSTHVSKVDSDVNHIFFEILPSLNKGVYIHFHDIFYPFEYPKEWIFEGRAWNEAYMLRAFLQYNRNYEIVFFNTFLELFHQDKFIKKCRYV
- a CDS encoding glycosyltransferase family 2 protein, which encodes MFCNHELEVSVIIPVYNGGENFRRCLSALANTTPSPFEIIVAADGDTDGSWLIAREFGTQVVRTNTRSGPAVARNLGACFAQGEILFFVDADVVVRPDAISQVVSTFKREPDLAALIGSYDDAPDATNFLSQYRNLLHHYVHQSGCEEASTFWGACGAIRREVFLEVEGFDDSYRQASIEDIELGYRLKQAGYKIRLNKALQVKHLKRWEVGSLLKADFYYRALPWTELIWRDRLLINDLNLQVSNRLSIVLVFGLLIAVVAAFWWPEFLAIALGICMALLFLNLPVYRFFWRKRGIRFALQVIPWHWFYYFYSGLAFIIGTARHQLRQWDWIKTSSSKFV